A genomic window from Prunus persica cultivar Lovell chromosome G2, Prunus_persica_NCBIv2, whole genome shotgun sequence includes:
- the LOC18787511 gene encoding AT-hook motif nuclear-localized protein 7 isoform X1, with protein sequence MGSLNSEEEVEQMGDESNESTSYVPHLEGDWSVVVTPSTDYTPHVITAEPGEDLTFKIISVAEQGPRAIWIISANGAVSNVRLRRPDTDEGSITLEGVFEIAHLSGSFMFYDNRGTMSGGLSVSLSGPNGSCIGGAVCGSLIAAGHVQVVVGSFAPGKPDVLPKEVTNQNSGEPQPNLGSSPPGQSENRAPAS encoded by the exons ATGGGATCATTGAACAGTGAAGAGGAGGTGGAACAGATGGGAGATGAGTCAAATGAGTCCACATCTTATGTGCCCCATCTTGAAG ggGACTGGAGTGTAGTCGTGACTCCATCTACAGATTATACGCCCCATGTCATCACTGCCGAACCTGGTGAG GATCTTACATTCAAGATTATATCAGTAGCTGAACAAGGGCCAAGAGCCATTTGGATTATATCTGCAAACGGAGCAGTTTCCAATGTTAGACTGCGTCGACCTGATACTGATGAGGGCAGTATAACACTTGAG GGTGTATTTGAGATAGCTCATTTATCTGGATCGTTTATGTTCTATGACAATCGAGGAACAATGAGCGGCGGCTTGAGTGTCTCTCTGTCAGGTCCTAATGGTTCTTGTATAGGTGGAGCTGTTTGTGGATCCTTGATTGCTGCCGGTCATGTCCAG GTTGTTGTTGGCAGTTTCGCACCTGGCAAGCCAGATGTGTTACCAAAGGAGGTGACGAACCAAAACTCGGGTGAGCCACAACCAAACCTTGGATCTTCGCCTCCTGGCCAAAGTGAAAACCGGGCACCTGCTTCCTAG
- the LOC18784955 gene encoding protein cornichon homolog 4 → MEMLWTWLLSFFFILALLCILGYQLVCLVDLEFDYINPYDSSSRINNVILPEFIIQGVLCLILLIARHWFMLLLALPHLYYNVNLYMTRQHLVDVTEIYNQLSWEKKKRFFKIGYLLVLFILSLFWLLWSIGDEYD, encoded by the exons ATGGAGATGCTGTGGACATGGCTGTTgagtttcttcttcattctagCTCTGTTATGCATTCTGGGTTATCAG CTTGTGTGCTTGGTGGACCTCGAATTCGATTACATCAACCCATATGATTCATCATCTCGGATAAACAATGTTATTTTGCCAGAATTTATTATTCAAGGAGTTTTGTGCCTCATTCTTCTTATAGCGCGACATTGGTTTATGCTTTTATTGGCTCTGCCGCACCTATATTACAATGTGAATTT GTACATGACGAGACAACACTTGGTAGATGTGACTGAAATATATAACCAGCTGAGctgggagaaaaagaaacgGTTTTTCAAGATTGGCTATCTTTTGGTCCTATTCATCCTTTCTCTATTCTG GTTGCTTTGGAGCATTGGAGATGAATATGATTAA
- the LOC18786258 gene encoding 65-kDa microtubule-associated protein 4, which produces MFNQRSSNQFVHLETKFEFLLQELQKIWDEVGVPDVERDTMILTIEQECMEVFRTKVDDAKKCKALLQQEIASYEAELVDICSALGEQPPHFDQNARGSLKKKLETIIPQLGDMKMRKVERRDEFLVVLDQLQKISIQICRFTEDSLYKMVVEETDLSLKRLEELRRQLLDYQDEKRNRVNLVMDHLNILNSLCLVLGMDFKHTIHEIHPTLDDSEGEKDVTNNTVDSLANLIQRLRKVKIQRWQTLQNHASALLEMWNLMDTPIEQQTKFQNVTRHIAASESEITEPNMLSTDFLNHVEEEVSRLQQLKSSKLKEIFQKKRLELEEICRQSHMVTETLSAMEYSNEVLESGTVDPACLLEQIELQITRAKEEALSRKEILEKFEKWLGACQEECWLEEYNRDDNRYNAGRGAHLTLKRAEKARALVNKIPGLVEALTSKTTAWEGERGLEFLYDGGRLLSMLTEYSTLRQEKEQEKQRQRDMKRFQGQVLAEQEVLYGSKRSPSKSGKKASNRKMSLGGALIQNQNFEKATPLVRPTKKGNCLNRSSSHQRYGGVDALSSGRRISEISGHSVKKHPSSAGKALELDSPLIRKPLSPVLSEVSSKVNIANFQEGQKTQQKTNMQAAHLFSEMPIMTPSKPVFVGDEENRTPKTTPIPVPLTPKTMSVQMLTATTPATPFTSGAYKVEKSGQPVEYSFEEVRAGFIHAKSYCHDASLTN; this is translated from the exons ATGTTCAATCAGCGTAGCAGTAATCAGTTTGTGCATTTGGAAACAAAGTTTGAGTTTTTGCTGCAGGAACTGCAG AAAATATGGGATGAAGTTGGAGTGCCTGATGTCGAAAGGGATACAATGATTCTAACGATCGAACAAGAGTGTATGGAGGTATTTAGGACCAAAGTTGATGACGCCAAAAAGTGTAAAGCTCTACTGCAGCAAGAAATTGCTAGTTATGAAGCAGAGCTTGTAGACATATGTTCTGCATTGGGTGAACAACCGCCACAT TTTGATCAAAATGCCAGGGGAAGTTTGAAGAAAAAGCTTGAAACCATTATCCCACAACTGGGGGACATGAAGATGCGGAAGGTTGAAAGAAGGGACGAATTCCTTGTTGTCTTAGATCAATTACAGAAAATCTCGATTCAAATATGCAGATTTACAGAGGATAGTCTGTACAAAATGGTGGTGGAAGAGACCGACTTGTCCTTGAAGAGGCTAGAAGAACTGCGTAGACAGTTGCTTGACTATCAAGATGAGAAG AGAAACCGTGTGAATCTGGTAATGGACCACCTgaacatactaaactcactGTGCTTGGTTCTTGGTATGGATTTTAAGCACACAATTCATGAAATCCACCCCACCTTGGACGATTCTGAGGGAGAAAAAGATGTAACCAATAACACAGTAGATAGTTTGGCTAATTTGATACAAAGGCTGAGAAAGGTCAAGATACAGAGATGGCAGACA CTTCAAAATCATGCAAGTGCCCTTTTGGAGATGTGGAATCTGATGGATACACCCATAGAGCAGCAAACTAAATTTCAGAATGTAACTAGGCATATAGCTGCTTCAGAATCCGAAATCACTGAGCCTAACATGCTTTCTACAGACTTTCTAAATCAT GTTGAGGAAGAAGTGTCAAGGTTGCAGCAGCTCAAATCAAGTAAACTGAAAgagatttttcagaaaaagagGCTGGAACTAGAGGAGATATGCAGGCAGTCTCACATGGTCACAGAAACATTGAGTGCAATGGAATACTCAAATGAAGTTTTAGAGTCTg GAACTGTGGACCCTGCATGTCTGTTGGAGCAAATTGAGCTCCAAATCACAAGGGCTAAAGAGGAAGCTTTAAGCAGGAAAGAAATACTAGAAAAGTTTGAGAAGTGGTTGGGCGCATGTCAAGAAGAATGCTGGCTAGAGGAGTACAACAGG GATGATAATCGCTATAATGCAGGAAGAGGTGCCCATCTTACTTTGAAACGTGCAGAGAAAGCTCGTGCCCTGGTGAACAAAATTCCTG GACTGGTGGAAGCATTGACTTCAAAAACCACAGCTTGGGAAGGAGAAAGAGGACTTGAATTCTTATATGATGGT GGCCGACTTTTATCAATGCTCACAGAGTACAGCACCCTAAGGCAGGAGAAAGAGCAAGAAAAGCAGAGACAGAGA GATATGAAAAGATTTCAGGGGCAGGTGCTAGCAGAGCAAGAAGTACTTTATGGCTCAAAGCGTAGTCCATCCAAGAGTGGAAAGAAAGCTTCCAATAGAAAAATGTCCCTTGGTGGGGCAttaattcaaaaccaaaattttgaaaaagctaCTCCTCTTGTACGCCCTACTAAGAAGGGTAACTGTCTGAATCGAAGTAGCTCTCACCAGAGATACGGTGGAGTGGACGCTCTGTCCTCTG GAAGGAGAATCTCAGAGATTTCTGGTCATTCAGTAAAGAAGCATCCATCCAGTGCTGGAAAGGCTCTTGAATTGGACTCGCCATTGATTCGGAAACCCCTCTCTCCTGTCTTATCTGAAGTGTCATCTAAGGTCAACATTGCAAATTTCCAAGAGGGTCAGAAGACACAACAGAAGACAAACATGCAAGCAGCACATCTTTTCAGTGAGATGCCAATCATGACACCTTCCAAGCCAGTATTCGTCGGTGATGAAGAGAATAGAACGCCAAAGACAACGCCAATTCCAGTGCCTCTCACTCCTAAAACAATGTCGGTTCAAATGCTGACAGCCACAACGCCAGCTACACCTTTCACTTCTGGTGCTTACAAGGTTGAGAAATCTGGTCAACCTGTTGAATACTCGTTTGAGGAGGTGAGAGCTGGTTTCATTCATGCTAAATCGTATTGTCACGATGCAAGTTTGACAAACTAG
- the LOC18787511 gene encoding AT-hook motif nuclear-localized protein 7 isoform X2, with translation MESGGDWSVVVTPSTDYTPHVITAEPGEDLTFKIISVAEQGPRAIWIISANGAVSNVRLRRPDTDEGSITLEGVFEIAHLSGSFMFYDNRGTMSGGLSVSLSGPNGSCIGGAVCGSLIAAGHVQVVVGSFAPGKPDVLPKEVTNQNSGEPQPNLGSSPPGQSENRAPAS, from the exons ATGGAATCGGGTG ggGACTGGAGTGTAGTCGTGACTCCATCTACAGATTATACGCCCCATGTCATCACTGCCGAACCTGGTGAG GATCTTACATTCAAGATTATATCAGTAGCTGAACAAGGGCCAAGAGCCATTTGGATTATATCTGCAAACGGAGCAGTTTCCAATGTTAGACTGCGTCGACCTGATACTGATGAGGGCAGTATAACACTTGAG GGTGTATTTGAGATAGCTCATTTATCTGGATCGTTTATGTTCTATGACAATCGAGGAACAATGAGCGGCGGCTTGAGTGTCTCTCTGTCAGGTCCTAATGGTTCTTGTATAGGTGGAGCTGTTTGTGGATCCTTGATTGCTGCCGGTCATGTCCAG GTTGTTGTTGGCAGTTTCGCACCTGGCAAGCCAGATGTGTTACCAAAGGAGGTGACGAACCAAAACTCGGGTGAGCCACAACCAAACCTTGGATCTTCGCCTCCTGGCCAAAGTGAAAACCGGGCACCTGCTTCCTAG
- the LOC18785932 gene encoding AT-hook motif nuclear-localized protein 4, whose amino-acid sequence MEAKEGMSSGVRVGGVEAPSAYHGAPNAENPTRVAGMPVADVSAMNVGVDGARVVRAEAPSAYHGAPKTEDPTQVAGMPPAKVAETNVGDDGATVKRKRGRPRKYGPGGTVTMAMSQMPGSPPASGTGGNLSSGVRGRGRGRGRGRGT is encoded by the exons ATGGAGGCAAAAGAAGGGATGAGTTCAGGAGTTAGGGTGGGAGGAGTTGAAGCTCCATCGGCTTATCATGGGGCTCCGAATGCCGAAAACCCTACCCGGGTTGCAGGAATGCCTGTAGCAGACGTATCAGCGATGAATGTGGGAGTTGATGGGGCTAGAGTGGTAAGAGCTGAAGCTCCATCGGCTTATCATGGGGCTCCGAAGACCGAAGACCCGACCCAGGTTGCAGGAATGCCTCCAGCAAAAGTAGCAGAGACGAATGTGGGAGATGATGGGGCTACTGTGAAGAGGAAGCGGGGCAGACCAAGGAAATATGGCCCCGGCGGGACGGTGACAATGGCAATGTCACAAATGCCAGGTTCACCGCCTGCTTCGGGTACCGGTGGCAACTTATCTTCAGGTGTAAGGggaagggggagggggagggggagggggaggggga CATGA